The Streptomyces sp. NBC_00440 genome contains a region encoding:
- a CDS encoding enoyl-CoA hydratase/isomerase family protein: MTSFDYVLDKDGVRLTVEDAVATVTLANPAKRNAQSPALWRALTEAGRSLPGSVRVVVLRGEGKSFSAGLDRQAFTPEGFDGEPSFLDLARGDDATLDAAIAEYQEAFTWWRRTDLITIAAVQGHAIGAGFQLALACDLRVVADDVQFAMRETSLGLVPDLTGTYPLVGLVGYARALEICATGRFVHADEAVRTGLANLAVPADELDGTVTDLAAALLAAPRDAVIETKALLLGAPDRTYEEQRTAERAGQARRLRDLAGLSD; the protein is encoded by the coding sequence ATGACCTCGTTCGACTACGTGCTCGACAAGGACGGCGTACGGCTGACCGTCGAGGACGCGGTTGCCACGGTGACGCTGGCCAACCCCGCGAAGCGCAACGCCCAGTCTCCCGCTCTGTGGCGGGCGTTGACAGAAGCGGGACGGTCACTGCCGGGCAGTGTCCGCGTCGTGGTGCTGCGCGGTGAGGGCAAGTCCTTCTCCGCGGGCCTGGACCGGCAGGCGTTCACGCCTGAGGGTTTCGACGGTGAGCCGTCCTTCCTCGATCTGGCACGCGGTGATGACGCCACGCTCGACGCGGCCATCGCCGAGTACCAGGAGGCGTTCACCTGGTGGCGCCGCACCGACCTGATCACCATCGCCGCCGTACAGGGCCACGCGATCGGTGCCGGGTTCCAGCTCGCCCTCGCCTGCGACCTGCGGGTCGTCGCCGACGACGTGCAGTTCGCCATGCGCGAGACCAGCCTCGGGCTCGTCCCCGACCTCACCGGCACGTATCCGCTGGTGGGGCTCGTCGGCTATGCCCGGGCGCTGGAGATCTGCGCCACCGGCCGCTTCGTGCACGCCGACGAAGCCGTCCGTACGGGGCTGGCCAATCTGGCCGTCCCCGCCGACGAACTCGACGGAACGGTCACCGACCTGGCGGCCGCCCTGCTCGCCGCCCCCCGCGATGCGGTCATCGAGACCAAGGCACTGCTGCTCGGGGCACCGGACCGTACGTACGAGGAGCAGCGCACAGCCGAGCGCGCCGGACAGGCCCGCAGGCTGCGTGACCTGGCGGGACTGTCCGACTGA